The following is a genomic window from Candidatus Kapaibacterium sp..
TTTATTAAATTTGTGGCACATATGAGTGGGAGTCATCGGATGAATTATTACACAAGAAATTCAAGTTCATTCTTGTCTGAACTATGATTTTCTTGATTTAGGTGATTAATGTGATTGTCTGAACTATGATTTTCTTGATTATTGTGATTAATATAATTGTCTGAACTATGATTTACATGATTTTCGTGATTAATATGATTCAAATAATTCAAACATTAAATTATCAAATCAAAAAAATCAAATTAATCATATAAATCATAGTTCTGACGAAAAATCATCGCACCACCATAAACTTTTGTGTATAATTGCCAATTTTGATGATATATAAGCCAATGGGTAAATGGGAGACATTGATTTTTTGGGCAGACATTGCATGCAGTGTTTCTAAAGATATTACTTCAATTCCCAACACATCATAAATCTGCACTTTTATATCTGTGTTTTCAACCCTACGGTTAACCGTAGGGTTGCCGCCGTTTAGATGGATTGTTAAGAAGTCATCTGCCGGGTTTGGCGTAATGCTGAATGATGGCGTTTGCATAGATTCTACGCTTGTGCCGTCGGTGCCGGAGCCCGACAAATTATATACTAAGCTTGACTTGAATTGGTCATTTGTCGAAATTCGTATTTGAGCAGTCTTGGGACCAACAGATTGCGGAGTGAATTTAATTTTGATAATTAGCGAATCGCCTAATTCCAAATTATACGGGAAATCACTTCCATTGCCGATTATCTCGCTTACTTCGAATTTTTTATTATCAGCAAAAAATAAGGATAAATCGTTTATAATTACACCTGCATTATTTTCGGGCTTCAAAACTAAATCAATAATTTTGCTTTCGCCGACACCAACTGATGCGAATTCAATTTTATCGCCAATTATTGAAGAAATTACAGTCGGCTTATTTGCAACTATGAATTCATGAATTATAAAATCTCCGAAATCAACTGCGAATGTACGAATAGTGGCACCGTCACGCGTAAATTTCAGAGCTCCGTTATTCAAACCTAATTGGCTGTTATAAAACCAGAATCCGAGCCCGTAACCGGCAGGATTACGAATAATAAACCTATAATTCCCTTCAGGTAAGTTGACTGTATCAAGGTAACGTGTGCTGTTTTGCGTTGAGGCTCTTTCGCTAACAATGTTGAAATTCGCATCATAAATAGCCCAATTATATGGCGAGCTAATGCCTAAAACTTCAGAATTATTCGTAGTCAAATCAACAACGAATTTGCTCGGATAAATATTTGTATTTTTCGTGAAAAAGGCTTTCCCGATATTGTTCGATGCGTAATCATCAGGATTGCCGTTGACTTCAATAATTTCGGCGATGAATAAATTAGGCGAACTTGCGTGCAGCCAGTTATTATAAGGCAAATAGAGTGTGGCTACTTCGCCGAAATTTAATAGATCTGATTCCCCAAATTCATGAGTATATTCTGCCAAATTATCAGGATTGTTGCCATATTTGATTTTAATAGTGGAAATCGGGTTTTTGCCTGTATTTTTAATTTGAATGATGGGATTTGTCGTAATCGGATTTTGACGCAAGTGCATTTGTTCATTTGTTGGGGCTATGATGCCTTCCAATCTGGCGTCAGTTTCAAAATTATGGTCGCCGTAAGTCACAAGGTATGATGACAAAACCCAAACAGGTGCTCGATTACTGCCGG
Proteins encoded in this region:
- a CDS encoding T9SS type A sorting domain-containing protein — its product is MKIVKILVAFVVAYLLFGSMAAFSADGDTVKVRTIEFQDRREGWYDFPSIDEEFQRILLHFTLRCPPGKPCGEWDYISNVFVSHYYAPSFRVNGGSPATYSFVNDTAWNYERIQVDGVWETKKTAKNSTVLYFYDIDSETPTKAVDSMIVWNLYYDNYEWDENGKATDSTLVAADSVITLAKKRVYFNDNVTIRERYELMRFITPYGNGLNLGAGFTWTLDVSDLKDMIAGRVHLSSPNGGWGDPFDQNDQEDLQLTFSFIEGTPPRNIINRHTYLQYISAVYDGNFESKVPAFDYTFSNEEKGAKLIVIQTGHGFGGNSDNCAEFCRKEAYVKVNNVQTHSQWIWRDCGIIPVFPQGGTWIIDRTNWCPGAEVVPHEYEITPYITSGSTASIDYDMEFYNTPWNPGSNRAPVWVLSSYLVTYGDHNFETDARLEGIIAPTNEQMHLRQNPITTNPIIQIKNTGKNPISTIKIKYGNNPDNLAEYTHEFGESDLLNFGEVATLYLPYNNWLHASSPNLFIAEIIEVNGNPDDYASNNIGKAFFTKNTNIYPSKFVVDLTTNNSEVLGISSPYNWAIYDANFNIVSERASTQNSTRYLDTVNLPEGNYRFIIRNPAGYGLGFWFYNSQLGLNNGALKFTRDGATIRTFAVDFGDFIIHEFIVANKPTVISSIIGDKIEFASVGVGESKIIDLVLKPENNAGVIINDLSLFFADNKKFEVSEIIGNGSDFPYNLELGDSLIIKIKFTPQSVGPKTAQIRISTNDQFKSSLVYNLSGSGTDGTSVESMQTPSFSITPNPADDFLTIHLNGGNPTVNRRVENTDIKVQIYDVLGIEVISLETLHAMSAQKINVSHLPIGLYIIKIGNYTQKFMVVR